In Synechococcus sp. PCC 6312, one genomic interval encodes:
- a CDS encoding ATP-binding protein, which produces MRVQTDAYEQKRLEILKSCRLLDTVPDYAFDQIVLTLKEVCQVPVALFGLMDQEREWFKAKVGCGLTEAPRETSYCNVALQQQQMLMIPDTLQDPVFINKPAYLNEQLVRFYAGMPLITPDGYGLGVLCIIDFLPRELTSSQVQTMTELARQVVIEIQKRRVIESINLEALERISHHRQDRFFWKLGLGFGLVIALRIASVLPTLWMTAHAQKLSTSVIHTQEILAHINELELSLREAQLAVRNYTILNNRTTNLNNYDTQIKDIYQHLAQLKILTEDNPNQQMELRKLELLMNEKIKILNQLIDDIDRQNVDIVRRAYITTESNPLIPNLVQTLRRVRDRELVLLQQRRKAFKENDELSSTITWANLGITLLILIVILIWIYREIRRRYHRESKANQQEEFLEVTLASIGDAVLMTDADETIILMNPVAEVLTNWPHQEAVGQKFSTILNLINTETQAPYPSPATAAIKSQVNQSLHSAVSLVRRDGEKIDVDDSCAPIIGSSGLVEGVVMVFRDISEQRRQEEQLAQTLSREQEINGLKTSFISMVSHEFRTPLTSIFSSTELLGSFDGKTNPERQKKHFERIYSSIYRLEQMLDDVLLIGRVESGKLQFQPDAMNLEFVMKDIVDSIQAGIGRHHQINVSFDNVDQPVFMDAKLIKYIFTNLLSNAVKYSLPMHPVEVKVAIVNAGVEVQVIDQGIGVPAEDLPKLFRTFQRASNVGNIHGTGLGLSIVKTCVDLHGGSIQVASVLDQGTRFRVWLPNHLAVLSKAS; this is translated from the coding sequence ATGCGTGTCCAAACGGATGCTTACGAGCAGAAACGACTGGAAATCCTCAAAAGTTGTCGCCTCTTAGACACGGTTCCCGACTATGCCTTTGATCAGATTGTTTTAACCCTGAAAGAAGTCTGTCAGGTTCCTGTGGCTCTGTTTGGGTTAATGGATCAGGAGCGAGAATGGTTTAAGGCCAAAGTTGGCTGTGGCTTAACTGAAGCCCCCCGCGAAACTTCTTACTGTAATGTTGCCCTACAACAGCAGCAAATGTTGATGATTCCCGATACGCTCCAAGACCCTGTATTTATCAACAAGCCGGCCTATTTGAATGAGCAATTGGTGCGGTTTTATGCCGGAATGCCCCTGATTACCCCGGATGGCTATGGCCTGGGGGTGCTGTGTATTATTGATTTTCTGCCCCGCGAGCTAACATCCAGCCAAGTCCAAACCATGACCGAATTGGCCCGGCAAGTGGTGATTGAAATTCAAAAACGGCGGGTGATCGAGAGTATTAACCTGGAGGCTCTGGAGCGGATTAGTCATCATCGCCAAGATCGATTCTTTTGGAAATTAGGCCTGGGGTTTGGCCTGGTGATTGCCCTGAGAATTGCCTCCGTCCTCCCCACTCTTTGGATGACTGCTCACGCTCAAAAACTCTCAACATCGGTCATTCATACTCAGGAGATACTAGCCCACATCAACGAGTTGGAATTATCGTTGCGTGAAGCCCAGTTAGCCGTGCGGAACTATACCATCCTTAATAATCGCACTACTAACCTAAATAACTATGATACTCAGATCAAAGATATTTATCAGCATTTAGCTCAATTAAAGATTCTAACAGAAGATAACCCCAATCAACAGATGGAATTAAGAAAGTTAGAATTATTAATGAATGAAAAAATTAAAATTCTTAATCAACTGATTGATGATATTGATCGTCAAAATGTTGATATCGTTAGACGAGCCTATATCACGACGGAGTCCAACCCGTTAATTCCAAATTTAGTCCAAACGCTAAGGAGAGTTAGAGACCGAGAATTAGTCTTACTCCAACAGCGACGAAAGGCTTTTAAGGAGAATGATGAGTTAAGCTCAACCATAACCTGGGCAAACTTGGGGATTACCCTATTAATTCTGATTGTGATTCTGATCTGGATTTATCGCGAAATCCGCCGCCGTTATCACCGAGAATCTAAAGCAAACCAACAGGAAGAATTTTTAGAAGTTACCTTGGCCAGCATTGGGGATGCCGTGTTGATGACTGATGCCGATGAAACGATTATCCTGATGAATCCGGTGGCGGAGGTGTTAACCAATTGGCCCCACCAAGAGGCGGTGGGACAGAAATTTTCAACCATTCTGAACCTGATCAACACCGAAACCCAAGCACCCTATCCCTCCCCCGCCACTGCGGCTATTAAGTCTCAGGTGAATCAATCCCTACATAGTGCGGTGTCCTTAGTCCGGCGAGATGGAGAAAAAATTGATGTTGATGATAGCTGTGCCCCAATTATTGGCTCCAGTGGTTTAGTGGAAGGGGTAGTCATGGTGTTTCGGGATATTTCTGAGCAACGCCGCCAAGAAGAACAACTGGCCCAAACCCTGAGCCGCGAGCAAGAGATTAATGGCTTAAAAACTAGCTTTATTTCGATGGTCTCCCATGAGTTTAGAACTCCCCTCACGAGTATCTTTTCCTCAACTGAACTATTGGGATCTTTTGATGGAAAAACGAACCCAGAACGGCAAAAAAAACATTTTGAACGCATCTACTCCTCCATCTACCGCTTAGAACAAATGCTGGATGATGTCTTACTGATTGGTCGGGTTGAATCAGGTAAGTTGCAGTTCCAGCCCGATGCCATGAATTTAGAATTTGTGATGAAAGATATTGTTGATTCGATTCAAGCGGGGATTGGCCGCCATCACCAGATTAACGTTAGTTTTGACAATGTGGATCAGCCAGTCTTCATGGATGCCAAACTGATTAAATATATTTTTACCAATTTACTATCCAATGCCGTCAAATACTCGTTACCGATGCATCCTGTCGAGGTGAAGGTTGCCATTGTCAACGCCGGGGTTGAAGTCCAAGTGATTGATCAGGGGATTGGCGTTCCGGCGGAAGATTTACCCAAACTGTTTCGGACATTTCAACGGGCTAGTAATGTTGGCAATATTCACGGCACCGGCCTGGGGTTGAGTATTGTTAAAACCTGCGTGGATTTGCATGGCGGCTCAATTCAGGTGGCAAGTGTTTTAGATCAGGGGACTCGGTTTCGGGTGTGGCTCCCCAATCATTTGGCGGTTTTATCTAAAGCTAGCTAA